A single window of Dermochelys coriacea isolate rDerCor1 chromosome 2, rDerCor1.pri.v4, whole genome shotgun sequence DNA harbors:
- the KIAA0895 gene encoding uncharacterized protein KIAA0895 homolog isoform X2 → MNRQPSIFIASPVSSSVKFTHSISVAGNSIGLPPRPKSKAKRHYFSCLTKPKYPQLSKSHGKEVDVSGRKLCILTAIKPSNVEKEKIKFFKSDFTYNPQFEYANPALPNVLAKHSQASDKFLKQSVNIMERTLQKYGSYEKFEQATGGSLLPKSRIWNHVRKYMVKEGCLGEIVVHLTEDLLSRASMTVVNGRPTLTINVSTAREHWLEGMLRHEIGTHYFRGINNNSQPWCNWNGRKKLGLKPINPTEEGLASIHSVLFRKDPFLWRAALLYYTVYQASQKSFSQLFQDVGRFVKDPNTRWDYCVRAKRGWTDTSQPGCFSKDQVYLDGILQILRYRESIDFHLLMALGKVSYEDVDHLKEFAVIENMRVPHFLQDHVRYMEHLEKIMEVNELTDQELQDLIV, encoded by the exons ATGAACAGGCAGCCATCCATCTTTATCGCTAGCCCAGTGTCCAGCAGTGTAAAGTTTACACACAGTATTTCCGTTGCAGGGAACAGCATAGGACTGCCACCTCGACCCAAAAGCAAGGCTAAGAGACATTATTTTTCCTGTCTAACAAAGCCAAAGTATCCTCAATTGTCAAAAAGCCATGGTAAAGAGGTAGATGTCTCTGGCCGAAAACTCTGTATACTAACTGCTATCAAGCCTTCCAATGtggaaaaagagaagattaaattCTTCAAGTCCGATTTTACCTATAATCCTCAATTTGAATATGCAAATCCTGCATTGCCAAATGTGTTAGCTAAGCACAGCCAAGCATCCGACAAGTTTCTTAAACAG TCTGTCAATATTATGGAACGGACATTGCAGAAATATGGAAGCTATGAAAAGTTTGAGCAGGCTACTGGAGGCAGCCTGCTACCAAAAAGTCGCATTTGGAATCATGTCAGGAAATACATGGTGAAAGAAGGCTGCCTTGGTGAG ATTGTAGTTCATCTCACTGAGGACCTGCTTTCTCGTGCCTCAATGACAGTGGTGAATGGCCGCCCAACTCTGACTATCAATGTTTCCACTGCACGTGAGCACTGGCTAGAAGGGATGCTGAGGCATGAAATAG gaactCATTATTTTCGAGGTATTAACAACAACAGCCAGCCTTGGTGCAATTGGAATGGACGTAAAAAGCTTGGGTTAAAGCCAATCAACCCTACTGAAGAAGGCCTGGCGAGTATTCACAGTGTCCTGTTCCGAAAAGACCCCTTTCTATGGAGGGCTGCCCTTCTCTACTACACAGTCTATCAAGCTAGCCAAAAGTCCTTCAGTCAACTCTTCCAGGATGTGGGGAGATTTGTCAAGGACCCCAACACTAGGTGGGATTACTGTGTACGAGCCAAGAGAGGGTGGACTGATACTTCCCAGCCAG GCTGCTTCAGTAAGGATCAGGTATACTTGGATGGCATCCTCCAAATCCTAAGATACAGGGAGTCTATCGATTTCCACTTGCTGATGGCTCTTGGAAAG GTCTCTTACGAGGATGTGGATCACTTGAAGGAATTTGCGGTGATCGAGAACATGAGAGTACCACACTTCTTGCAAGACCATGTCAGATACATGGAACACTTGGAAAAGATCATGGAGGTGAATGAGCTGACTGACCAAGAGCTCCAGGATCTCATAGTGTGA
- the KIAA0895 gene encoding uncharacterized protein KIAA0895 homolog isoform X1, which translates to MMLESIRVTEKLHWPEQEFSKKSVLNSEEHKLIVENESSLQHLSSGILKDIFTTGTSSYNVLLQSKEEKKHHSQKLSSAHHKRHRKSTKSSTTSRSNEHRKIKVPLPLLSSGWYCMNRQPSIFIASPVSSSVKFTHSISVAGNSIGLPPRPKSKAKRHYFSCLTKPKYPQLSKSHGKEVDVSGRKLCILTAIKPSNVEKEKIKFFKSDFTYNPQFEYANPALPNVLAKHSQASDKFLKQSVNIMERTLQKYGSYEKFEQATGGSLLPKSRIWNHVRKYMVKEGCLGEIVVHLTEDLLSRASMTVVNGRPTLTINVSTAREHWLEGMLRHEIGTHYFRGINNNSQPWCNWNGRKKLGLKPINPTEEGLASIHSVLFRKDPFLWRAALLYYTVYQASQKSFSQLFQDVGRFVKDPNTRWDYCVRAKRGWTDTSQPGCFSKDQVYLDGILQILRYRESIDFHLLMALGKVSYEDVDHLKEFAVIENMRVPHFLQDHVRYMEHLEKIMEVNELTDQELQDLIV; encoded by the exons aaaaactTCACTGGCCTGAGCAAGAGTTCTCTAAAAAATCAGTCTTAAATTCAGAAGAACATAAGCTGATCGTTGAGAATGAAAGCAGTCTTCAGCACCTGTCCTCTGGAATCCTTAAGGATATTTTCACAACAGGAACCAGTAGCTACAATGTCCTTCTGCAAAgcaaagaggagaaaaaacaccACTCTCAAAAGCTGTCATCTGCCCACCACAAGAGGCACAGAAAGTCCACCAAGTCTTCTACTACCTCGCGAAGCAACGAACACCGCAAGATCAAAGTCCCACTGCCTTTGCTCAGCAGTGGCTGGTATTGCATGAACAGGCAGCCATCCATCTTTATCGCTAGCCCAGTGTCCAGCAGTGTAAAGTTTACACACAGTATTTCCGTTGCAGGGAACAGCATAGGACTGCCACCTCGACCCAAAAGCAAGGCTAAGAGACATTATTTTTCCTGTCTAACAAAGCCAAAGTATCCTCAATTGTCAAAAAGCCATGGTAAAGAGGTAGATGTCTCTGGCCGAAAACTCTGTATACTAACTGCTATCAAGCCTTCCAATGtggaaaaagagaagattaaattCTTCAAGTCCGATTTTACCTATAATCCTCAATTTGAATATGCAAATCCTGCATTGCCAAATGTGTTAGCTAAGCACAGCCAAGCATCCGACAAGTTTCTTAAACAG TCTGTCAATATTATGGAACGGACATTGCAGAAATATGGAAGCTATGAAAAGTTTGAGCAGGCTACTGGAGGCAGCCTGCTACCAAAAAGTCGCATTTGGAATCATGTCAGGAAATACATGGTGAAAGAAGGCTGCCTTGGTGAG ATTGTAGTTCATCTCACTGAGGACCTGCTTTCTCGTGCCTCAATGACAGTGGTGAATGGCCGCCCAACTCTGACTATCAATGTTTCCACTGCACGTGAGCACTGGCTAGAAGGGATGCTGAGGCATGAAATAG gaactCATTATTTTCGAGGTATTAACAACAACAGCCAGCCTTGGTGCAATTGGAATGGACGTAAAAAGCTTGGGTTAAAGCCAATCAACCCTACTGAAGAAGGCCTGGCGAGTATTCACAGTGTCCTGTTCCGAAAAGACCCCTTTCTATGGAGGGCTGCCCTTCTCTACTACACAGTCTATCAAGCTAGCCAAAAGTCCTTCAGTCAACTCTTCCAGGATGTGGGGAGATTTGTCAAGGACCCCAACACTAGGTGGGATTACTGTGTACGAGCCAAGAGAGGGTGGACTGATACTTCCCAGCCAG GCTGCTTCAGTAAGGATCAGGTATACTTGGATGGCATCCTCCAAATCCTAAGATACAGGGAGTCTATCGATTTCCACTTGCTGATGGCTCTTGGAAAG GTCTCTTACGAGGATGTGGATCACTTGAAGGAATTTGCGGTGATCGAGAACATGAGAGTACCACACTTCTTGCAAGACCATGTCAGATACATGGAACACTTGGAAAAGATCATGGAGGTGAATGAGCTGACTGACCAAGAGCTCCAGGATCTCATAGTGTGA